From the Rattus norvegicus strain BN/NHsdMcwi chromosome 15, GRCr8, whole genome shotgun sequence genome, the window ttgagcgtcaccccaacatgaggaactgtggtgCATCATGATGGCTGAGAACACTAATCTAGAACCAGTTTTAGTGACACGTTAAAGCATGGTGACTTTCAGTTGTCAGTGAATTAATACCAGGTCGAAATCAAATAAATACCTGAGATAGAATTTCATCCCAGTCGCCTATGCAGAGTTCCTGCTAGTTAACACCTGTGCCTGGTTACTTATGCGTGGTCTTGTGTCCCTCACACACCACCAAAGCTGAAGAAGAATAGGACACCATCTCCGTCACCTGTGAAGCACTTGCTTGAATTCCTTTATCTTCTTGCAACGCTCTggattgaatttttaaaaatcaggaatCAGTCACAGTTCCTGTCATAGGCAGGCAGAGAAAAGTCTTCAGTAAAGGCATACTGAGGCCTGCGTTTTGCTGGTAGGCCTGGAGCCTGGTGCAGAGGCCAGACTGATGTGCCAGGAACAGTGACCCAGACTGCACTGTGTTCTAGTCAAACACCCTGCCTCTGTGCTCTGACTGTAGCAGCTTCCTCTCCCAGCTGCAGGAGACACGCTCTCGGTTTGCTTCAGCTGCTaccaggaaggaggaaaaatcACGTTGTTAGCACTAAAGGACTGTGTAAACACAGAATCCATAAGTAAGATGACACAGACAACTTGCGTGTCCCCTTAGTCATCTACTTATCAACTACCAAAGTTGTAGCCTTCTGTGGTGGAAAGCAAAGAGAGAGTTACTAAACCTTCCACAGTCGGTAGTCCCAGCCATTCCTCAGGCTGCGAACACTGCGTCATGGTCGGCAACACTGTCATTGTGTGCATTAGTAAGCAGTAGTGGTCAAGTGTAGCCTCATCTCAGTGCTGTCTAACTTGAGTGATCACCGTCCCGACACCCTGGTTTGTAAACACACTCTAGatggctctgctctgctctcctgacCCTTGGGATTTGAATTGCATCTGTTCCTTGAAAGGGGTGGTTCTACTTACCAAAAAGGAAAACTGAGCTGgtcattttaaagataaattataACAATAACATTTTGCTGATATTGCTATAATTGTGCATAGCTGTTGAGATTTTTATGTTTGTAGATATACGGCTTGGTAGCTATacaacaacttttaaaaaatgtcatgaGCTTGGCCAGCATCCAGAGCAAAGCCCTATGTGTTTCTTACCCTGCTGCTATATTGTCCGATCCTTGGGTGACACCcattctctttctgtttgttttttgtagcAGGTGTAACCTTGACGACAgactgcctggaagacagtcgtCTTACGTGCTACTGGGGGTGCAGTGTTCAAAAGCTCTATGAAGCTCTTCAGAAGCACGTTTACTGCTTCAGGATAAGCACTCCGCAAGCCTTGGAAGAGGCGCTGTACAGTGACTATCTCCACCGAGAACAGTATTTGTATCCTTTTTCCTCATGCACTCACGGGCACAGAAAAAGCAAGACTCTGGATACAGTCAGATGTTGCCAAGTTTTTGACTTACTaacatatttttgttcttttggcaATTGGCCTTTACATACTCAAAAGTATTAAAAAGCACAgcaaagaagaaatatattgcCAATTACCAAGCAGTACTGGGGTTGAAGACTTTGGTCCAGTGCCCAGATCTCGCTATCCATTGGTAGCTCTGTTGACCCTCGCTGATGAGGATGACAGGGAAATTTATGACATTGTAAGTATTGGGGCATCCGGAATACCTCACCTTTATAAGATTTGGGTGATTCCTAATTACTTTTGAAATAGGAAAATTAATTTCTGAAAATAGATATTTGGTCTTGGACTAATGTCtcttgaaaaattaaaacatggaTCATATCCCTGTTTAGTTTTTACACCTGTAACACACCTTCAGAATATGATGTTTTCCCCCCTGTGGGTGACAACAGCATGGCTTTATTAGAAAGTTAAAGGTGGATTAATAATGTTGAGTGGATTTTATCGTTCTGTGGTAGGTAAGATTTGCTTTAGAGAAAATGTCCTTTGGGACGTGTACCTGTTCTCtacgtttttattttattttttttaagatttttttatttattatatataagtatgctgtagttgtcttcagacacaccagaagaggtaatcaggtcccattacagatggttgtgagccaccatgtggttgctgggatttgaactcaggacctctggaagagcagtcagtgctctccaccactgagccatctctccagccctacgtTTTTATTACTGGATTGATCGGCGTCATATTGACTGAAAATGCTTGACTTTGAGACTAGGTCTGGTCCTTTGGGGCCACAATTAAAGTTACCTTGTTTCCATTGGAGCCCCTGTTACACCTGTGTTTTCCACGTGGCGTCCCTATGTTCAGTCATTTCAGGAGTTCTTTTTTCCTCATtgtgtactgattttttttttttttttttttttgtgggggagcCACTGTGGGGCGGGCAAGACAAgattttactgtgtagccctggctgtcctagagcacactctatagaccaggctggcctcagacttggagATCACCTGCCCCTGCtccctgaatgctaggattaagggTAATGTTTGAACAGATTCTTTAGACTGGCAGTTCCCTGTTTAGAACATAAAAGCATCTAAGTTCATGGTTTTCAACctatgggttgtgacccctttaaCCAGGATGGCCTTAAGACCatgagaaaacacagatatttacaccatGATTTATaatagtagtaaaattacagttataaagtagcaacaaaaatatgtttggggatcaccacagcatgaggaactgtgttaaacggttgcagcattaggaaggttgagaaccgccgACTGATCAGTGAGGGAGAAACCATGTCCCTgacatgtgccacatgtgggacGTGCTAACCCACCCTCGCTGACCAGTCAAGTTCGTGTGCATTCAGCATGCTTTCGAAAATTATTGTCAGGCCATGTTTTTAAGATGTTcttagggggctagagagatggctcagtggttaagagcactgactgggtgctcttccagaggtcctgagttcaaatcccagcaaccacatggtggctcacaaccatctgtaatgagagctgatgccctcttctggtgtgtgtgaagacagcaacagtgtacttacatacataaataaaatctttaaaaaaaaaaaaaagatgttcttAACGCACAAATACACATGTTCTGATGTGCCACTGATGTCCTACAAGCCTTGAGTTATAAAGAGACAAACTGTGTTCACAAAAGATAGgacgaggggctggggatttagctcagtggtagagcgcttacctaggaagcgcaaggccctgggttcggtccccagctccgaaaaaaagaaccaaaaaaaaaaaaaagataggacgAAAAGCAGAATTTTTAAACATATGTTACTGggtgtgtagtggtttgaatgtgcttggcccagggggtggcactatgaggaggtgtgaccttgttggagtaggtgtggctttgttggaggaagtgtgtcactgtggggatgggctttgagaccctccccctagctgcctggaaaacaGTAGTCTTCTTCTAGCTGCCTCCCagtcaagatgtagacctcttggctcctccagcatcatgcctaCCTAGACACtgcctcctgccttgatgacaatgggcTGAAATCTCTGAAATGGGACTGAAACTATAAgctggccccaattaaatgctgtcctcttatagagctgccttggtcatggtaatTTTTCACAGCtatgaaactctaactaagacagagtgTTAATTTGTACTCCAACTTTATAACTGATTGTAGAAATACCaagatacatctttttttttaaatgagcttGATCAAAAGTCATGACCATGATGAAATACTGCAGTTAGCCAGAGCAGAAATCTCTGGAAATGTCATCTTTTTTAGGTTCAGATATACAGGAAGGACCCTCTTCACTTAGTGAGGACATCTCAGTGGTTTCGTGTGTGTACACGCCCACAGGTCAGCACcagtttttcactttatttttctgagacacagtctctctgaACTTGGAGCTTATCAATTCAACTAGACTGGCCACCAATCTTGGAGGGAGCCACCCATGTCCTTCCCTTCCTaccctccagtgctgggattacaggtgctgCCTTGCTGTGCCCAGCttttacgtgggttctgggaatcaaactcaggtctttgctCTTGTGTGACAGCACTTTACTAACCAAAGCATGTCCCCAGACCcttgtgtttttatgtgtacAGTATTCACATACCAAGTTAGTATTTTGATAACACTTTTGTGCAATCAAATTTgcaaaaaatacataaaacaatttAACAGTCTATAAAATTCTTTGCATAATTGAAAACTATTATTAAAAGTGATGCACAACTGAAATATTCAGCATCCCTAATTGCAAATTAATAATGCTGTCTGGACTCTTGTAGACTGTCTTCATGCCCATGCCCAAGCCCCATGAGCCCTGTGAGCCACAATCAACTAtatttctacatctatgttaCTTGTGTGTGCACCTATCCGTGAGTGCATGCCAATGACTGTAGGTCAGTAGACGGAGTTGgctctccctggagctggagttgtgcAGCATCTCGCATGGCTAGGGTGGAACACTCCCACCCTCGTGATTGTACACGAGTCCCcttgaccgctgagccatcgctctagcCCAGTTAGCCGTGTTTTTGGAGTCATGTGTATGGCTGTCCTCAGAGAATACACTCATGTTCTATGCAGCACATCTCTTGTAaattcttctatgatttcgtATAAGTCATGTCCGTTATCACTGGAGAACCTGTCTTCTGTGCTGTGCTCTTATGGGGTTCCAGGATACCCAAATCTCAGGCAGATGACACAGTTGACGAAAACAAAGCTGGTCATCGGGCAGCAGCCTGCCGTTGATCTCCTCTGCTTGGCAAGCGGCTCTGATTCATTGAACCCTCCTGGAATTTCACCACCTGGAGGGAGGGCCCAGCAGACAAGGATGCTTCTAACCAGCAGTTTGCATCCTGTCTGTACAATTGGCAAATGCTCTTGTCTAATTTCCAGCAAATGCATTGGTTGAGTGGAAAATAAAACCAGGTTTATTGGTAACACTTGGCACTTTACTTTCAGAAGCTTGAGCATATCTAGTTCCAAATGCCATTATTATGTGGCAATTCAGTTgagttccattttattttataaaggcCACTACATCTTCCGATAAGCATTTATAAATGCATTTGCTTTTTCCAGGCAATAATACATAAATGGCTAAGTTTCTAAAGTTTCTGATGCTTCCAGGCATATACTTAATAACTCAAACAGAACAGTGGGGACCACATTGAAGGCATCATTATTAATCATTATTAATCAAAGCAAGGCACCCGCTGGTCTCCTATGATCGACTGTGTGGTAAACGCCAAGTTTCCAGCTAACACTGGTTTACCCTCTACTGCTTTGCCACACTGGAGTGATCTCCGTGTGAGCAGGTGCCCTTGCTTTAGAAGATCCCTGCGTCTACTCCATGGTGGGAGGCCTAGTGCTGTGTATGACAGGGCAGGAGGAATACGTGGTATTTTTAGTAGCTTAGCAGTATACTATGGGCAAGTGAAGGCATACTAACCCATCCCCAAGATTTGGCGTTCTACCCCTCCACCCGCCCATACAGCCTTTCCTCCATTACTACAGATTGTTTTTCAGAGTTTTTAACCTGTTGGTTAATAATCTGTGGGTTTCCAACTCTGAGAACTTTAGATTTTTAGGGGCTTTGAGTTTTCAGGGTTTCAGCAATTGGTGGTCTTGGGGATTCTGGCTGGCTTCACGCACATATGTGCTttcgtgagtgcgtgcgtgcaagtgtgtatgtgtggggtgtgtgcacgtgcttgtgtgtatgtgtgcgtgtgtgtatgtgtgcatatgtgtgtgcgtgcatgagtgcatatgtgcatgtcgTAATTACTTAGCCTCCTTGCTTGGATGACATAGGGCATTCCCAGTGTAAGTGTCTTATCCTGAATAACCTGTGCAGGTGTGCTTTATGCCAGGGTGTAGCAGAGTGGTGAATGCATGCTTTTTCTTACCAATAGTGCCAATTTCCTTCACTGAATTCTCCCACCCCCTCTTTCTCATGAGAGTCTCTATGGGAGTGCAAGCTTTTGCATATGTGTCAATCCTGTGTGTGAGAAACAGGTTTGCTTTTGTTTACCTTGTGTTttatgtggggggggggcagggcagGAGTCAGCATTGAATGTCATCTTCAGTCACCTACTTTATGTTCacgttgtgtgtacatgtatgtaggcGTGCCGTATGGAGGCCGGCCAGAGGTGagcatcaggtgtcttcctgaGTTGCTCTCCACCCtacttttttgaggcagggagtTGTACTTAAGAACTAACTGACTGGCTAACTGGCCAATGAGCTCCTGGgggctgcctgtctctgcctcacagcACTGAGGTTACAGATGCTGTGGGGGGCAGACGTCCAGCTTTCCAGTTTTCCAAATTGTTATCCAGATATCCCCAAACTATgtatttaaataagaaaacaaaacaaataagaagACCCTTCTGTGTGTCTGCCTCGTCGTGATTTGCCCACAactagttttcttctctctctggacTGTTTGTTCTGTGTCATCCATTCCTACTTAGGAATCAGTACCACGCAATGGAATGTTGGATGGGGTTAGGGAACCTCCAGCTGTTGAGTGCGTCCCTATCCTTACATGTTCCTTTTTCTGCGTGAGTATTTTAGTCAGTGTATATAGCTCTGTAGCAAAGcacattgatatttttattgaGAGCACAATGAAGCTGTAAATTTCAGTAGAATTAAACTGTGTCAGAAATCTGTCGGTAACTGGTTCCTGTATAAATCACTGCTGTGATTTATACAAATTAGAGTAAATGTTCTAATACAGCTCTTATCTGATATACAAAGCATTTTCTCACTCATCTGTGAGAGAACCGTTAAGTACTGACTCATGTCCAATTTTTATTTCAGATTTCCATGGTGTCTGTCATTCATATTCCTGATAAGACTTACAAACTTCCCTGCAGAATATTGTATCAATATTTAATCCTGGCTCAAGGTCAATTTTATGATCTTAAGGTAAGTAATATAATATTTGTTATTTGTAGAGATCAAGGgatggctgttttttttttaagagaattaGGGTTTATAGTTACTTAGAGAAGTAACTCTTGCCTCTTGGATTTGCTAGCTCATAAATTTTCAGTAGCTTTTGTGACCCCCAGGTTCAGAAAGCGACAGTTGTTCACAGTCATCTTTACACTGGTTTCTTTGATTTTTCAGCAACTTTTCATGTCTGCAaataatagtgctactccctccAGAGACCAGTCTCCCGCAGACGGGAGTGTGGAGCACAGCTTGTTGGAGAAGGCGGGGCTGGCTGGGGCTGAAGTGGACCCGGTGGAGGAGAGCAGCAAAGACTGTGTGGTGTGCCAGAACGGGGGTGTGAACTGGGTGCTCCTGCCTTGCCGGCACGCCTGCCTGTGCGACAGCTGTGTGTGCTACTTCAAGCAGTGTCCCATGTGCCGCCAGTTTGTGCAGGAATCCTTTGCACTGTGTGGTCAGAAAGAGGCAGACAAGGACATACTAGAAACTTCCTGAAGAATCACAGCCGGAGAGTGTACTTTCTACACAAGGGCAGAACCTCGTGTCCTTAGAGTCAATCCTAACAGAGTCTGCAGTCTTACCTGTCGGAGAGAGCTCTGTGTGCACTTCATACTTGTACAGTACATGGATGACGGGAATAAAGTCTTCCTGCTCAGTGTGGAAGGCCCGGGTGCTGTCTTTGTTGATACCTAAAACTCGACTCTGCTCTTGAGAAGAATGTGAacgtttgtttgtctgtttgtctgtttgttttaccAGCTAGAAGATTTCATGTAGTGTGGATGAGAAGAGTCACTCTAAAAATGAATCCACTTGAAATTCCAGGAGGCACAAGTTTCCGGGtggctgactgctcttcctgttAATGCAGCGTGGAGTAGAATTGGAAGACTGAGTTCTTCTCAAAGTGATTACATGTGCCCCAGTTTACAGAGTAGTTAGAAGGGCCTTTTACCTCCCACCAACTCTAAATACGCTTTTATAAATACCcatttgttttcaaatttttcttatcAGAGTTACATAAATTCATGTTTTAACTTTTCCATATAGGTTTTTAAGTCATAGACATAAAGCCTGTTCGGCTCTGATTGCTCCCATGTGTGGTAGATTAGATAGCATTCGCCTACCGGAGGCAGATATGTAACACCTGGACAGCAAGATCTCGTGGATCATTAAATGTATGGGCTCCATTGTCAGACGTGATTAGATTAGCAAAACATGCTGCGCCCAGGAGGTCAGGGGCCCCCACTGCTTTGccttatatttcttcctttgcaGCAAATCTACCCAGAGGCTGGGGGCTAAAGGGACAGAGATAGGGAgaaagcgtgcacacacacacacacacacacacacacacacacacacacacacacacactgtgtgtaactttgttttctcttcctacCATTTCTATCCCAAGTGAACCCAGTGTCCCCCATTTCTCCTCCCTTGTGCTGCTGAGCTGCCCAGGCGCCAgcaccctctcccaccccaccccgtgCCACTCTTTCCAAGGTGGCTAAGAACACAAAGCTTCCATAGAGTTGCTCTCCGCTCCCCAGGAAAGTGGGTCACACCAAGTAAGCCAAGCCCCTCCTTCAGGGGGACCTGAGCTCTTCTCCAGGGTCTGTGTGACACAAGTGGCGCCTGAGTGTCACGTTTAAATGTCATCGGCTCAGGCTCAGATACAGCCCTTGCAAGAAAGAGCAGTTGTCCCTTTTATAAACAATGTAAACCTCTCTGCATTCAGTAGCTGTGTAATGATTTCCTCCTAGAGACGGGCATGGCGGTGCACACCCTCcgtcccagcccttgggaggcagaggcaggtgggtctctgtgaattcCTGCTCACCccgtctacataatgagttctagagaACTCAGGCCAGTCAGAGAGATACGATGTGACAGCCTGTCTCAAGACAGAAACACTGTACCTTCTGACTCTGGCCCGCAGTGGAGCAGACAGAGCTACACGGAAGCAATCCCCACGCCTAGAAAAGGCTTTAGTGTGTCAGTGGAGCAAGATAGTCCAAAGTGCGTTCCGTGCTGCAGCCGGAGCGTAGCCGGGAGGCCTGGATCTCCCTCCACCCTGTCATCTAGAAGCATCCTCAGTGTTAGCCTCCATGCTAGCCTGATGGCCTTTCCATGCTAGCCTGATGGCCTTTCCATGCTAGCCTGATGGCCTTTCCATGCCTTTGTACCAAACTGCCCTAGATGTGCCATTGCTTCCTGTGGAGGTGCCGTTTTAGTAACTGCAGTTATAGTAGTAATACTGTCCTATTTttcatagggtttttttttttttttttttttggttctttttttcggagctggggactgaacccagggccttgcgcttcctaggcaagcgctctaccgctgagctaaatccccaaccccagggtttttttttttaatggagcaaAATACATGCCACATAGAATGGACCATTTTAAGCATCCGTGGCATTAAGTTTATTTGTGCTGTTGTATGGCCATCCCCGCCGTCCATTTCCAGAACTCGAATTCCGTATCCAAGCTCTAATTCTGTATTCTCTTAGCGCCAgtcccactccccccacccccacccccaaccaagtGTCACACTGTTTACTGTGACAGCCTTGGATTGGCTATCCTGGCAACTTTACACAACCGGAGCTACCCGATGTCTTTGAGGTCTGTGCTTGCTCACGTTAACTAAGAGGGCCTTTTAGAGGCTAAATCATAGTTCACCTCTCCACACCCATTTCCTGTttatttctaaatgatttttaaatataatttacctTGGTTTCCCTCCCTGCAGCTAAAGTTAATTGTTTGTCCTGCCCTCGGTGGTATGGGGGTATGGGTATGAGGAGTTCAGTGACgtaatcaagttttttttttttttttgagtcagggtctctgtaAAGTCCTAGCTGGCCTGCACTTTGTAggctaggctgacctcaaactctgagatctgcctgcctctgcctgtggagtgctgggactaaagtcgTGCACCACAACAtccaattacatttatttatttatttttagggtCAGTTAGAGTACACCGccgctgtcttcacacacaccggaagagggcttGGATTCCATtgctgatggttgtgagccgccatgtggatgatgggaattgaactcaagacctttagaagagcagtcaatgcctgctgaaccatctctccagcccccaattacAACTCTTAATAATGCTGGCACTTGAGAAATTTTGGGTTACAATGTTGCAAATGTGATGTGCATTCAA encodes:
- the Cgrrf1 gene encoding cell growth regulator with RING finger domain protein 1 isoform X3, coding for MLVRVCLDCGDPAGVTLTTDCLEDSRLTCYWGCSVQKLYEALQKHVYCFRISTPQALEEALYSDYLHREQYFIKKHSKEEIYCQLPSSTGVEDFGPVPRSRYPLVALLTLADEDDREIYDIVQIYRKDPLHLVRTSQWFRVCTRPQISMVSVIHIPDKTYKLPCRILYQYLILAQGQFYDLKQLFMSANNSATPSRDQSPADGSVEHSLLEKAGLAGAEVDPVEESSKDCVVCQNGGVNWVLLPCRHACLCDSCVCYFKQCPMCRQFVQESFALCGQKEADKDILETS
- the Cgrrf1 gene encoding cell growth regulator with RING finger domain protein 1 isoform X2, producing MAAVFLVTLYEYSPLFYIAVVFTCFIVTTGLVLGWFGWDVPVILRNSEETQFSTRAFKKQMRQVKNPFGLEITNSSAASLATGVTLTTDCLEDSRLTCYWGCSVQKLYEALQKHVYCFRISTPQALEEALYSDYLHREQYFIKKHSKEEIYCQLPSSTGVEDFGPVPRSRYPLVALLTLADEDDREIYDIISMVSVIHIPDKTYKLPCRILYQYLILAQGQFYDLKQLFMSANNSATPSRDQSPADGSVEHSLLEKAGLAGAEVDPVEESSKDCVVCQNGGVNWVLLPCRHACLCDSCVCYFKQCPMCRQFVQESFALCGQKEADKDILETS
- the Cgrrf1 gene encoding cell growth regulator with RING finger domain protein 1 isoform X1 encodes the protein MAAVFLVTLYEYSPLFYIAVVFTCFIVTTGLVLGWFGWDVPVILRNSEETQFSTRAFKKQMRQVKNPFGLEITNSSAASLATGVTLTTDCLEDSRLTCYWGCSVQKLYEALQKHVYCFRISTPQALEEALYSDYLHREQYFIKKHSKEEIYCQLPSSTGVEDFGPVPRSRYPLVALLTLADEDDREIYDIVQIYRKDPLHLVRTSQWFRVCTRPQISMVSVIHIPDKTYKLPCRILYQYLILAQGQFYDLKQLFMSANNSATPSRDQSPADGSVEHSLLEKAGLAGAEVDPVEESSKDCVVCQNGGVNWVLLPCRHACLCDSCVCYFKQCPMCRQFVQESFALCGQKEADKDILETS
- the Cgrrf1 gene encoding cell growth regulator with RING finger domain protein 1 isoform X4 — protein: MLVRVCLDCGDPAGVTLTTDCLEDSRLTCYWGCSVQKLYEALQKHVYCFRISTPQALEEALYSDYLHREQYFIKKHSKEEIYCQLPSSTGVEDFGPVPRSRYPLVALLTLADEDDREIYDIISMVSVIHIPDKTYKLPCRILYQYLILAQGQFYDLKQLFMSANNSATPSRDQSPADGSVEHSLLEKAGLAGAEVDPVEESSKDCVVCQNGGVNWVLLPCRHACLCDSCVCYFKQCPMCRQFVQESFALCGQKEADKDILETS